One window of Cervus elaphus chromosome 6, mCerEla1.1, whole genome shotgun sequence genomic DNA carries:
- the SH3BP2 gene encoding SH3 domain-binding protein 2 isoform X3, protein MAFLDPRTPAPRPSPSRRRAMCWLSATSFMAAEEMHWPVPMKAIGAQNLLTMPGGVAKAGYLHKKGGTQLQLLKWPLRFVVIHKRCIYYFKSSTSASPQGAFSLSGYNRVMRAAEETTSNNVFPFKIIHISKKHRTWFFSASSEDERKSWMALLRKEIGHFQEKKELPLDASDSSSDTDSFYGAIERPVDISLSPHPTDSEDYEHDDEDDSYLEPDSPDPGRPEDALIHPPAYPPPPVPTPRKPVFSEVPRAHSFTSKGPGPLLPPPPPKRGLPDAGPAPEDSRRELLALRRVEPSPRVPAVSRRMSDPPLNVLPPGPGLRKAPCFPENSSPSLEPRIPVHGVSPTSTAVAASRNCDKLKSFHLSPRGPPAPEPPPVPANKPKFLKMVEEGPPREAARPGPCVPPVAPRPPPLKLPVPEAADRPPVLPRPEKPALPHLQRSPPDGQSFRSFSFEKPRKAVQTDTLQADAGGEGSDDDYEKVPLPSSVFINTTESCEVERLFKTTSPQGAPQDGLYCIRNSSTKSGKVLVVWDETSSKVRNYRIFEKDSKFYLEGEVLFVSVGSLVEHYHTHVLPGHQSLLLQHPYGYARPR, encoded by the exons ATGGCCTTCCTGGACCCCAGGACACCTGCCCCCAGGCCGTCACCAAGCAGGAGGAGAGCCATGTGCTGGCTCAGCGCCACCAG CTTCATGGCGGCCGAAGAGATGCACTGGCCTGTCCCCATGAAGGCCATCGGTGCGCAGAACTTGCTCACCATGCCTGGGGGTGTGGCCAAGGCCGGCTACTTGCACAAGAAGGGCGGTACCCAGCTGCAGCTGCTCAAAT GGCCTCTGCGCTTTGTGGTCATCCACAAACGGTGTATCTACTACTTCAAGAGCAGCACATCCGCCTCCCCGCAGGGCGCCTTCTCGCTGAGCGGCTACAACCG GGTGATGCGGGCGGCTGAGGAGACAACGTCCAACAATGTCTTCCCCTTCAAGATCATCCACATCAGCAAGAAGCACCGCACGTGGTTCTTCTCTGCCTCCTCGGAGGACGAGCGCAAG AGCTGGATGGCCTTGCTGCGCAAGGAGATCGGCCACTTCCAGGAGAAGAAGGAGCTGCCTCTGGATGCCAg CGACTCCAGCTCGGACACCGATAGCTTCTACGGCGCCATCGAGCGGCCGGTGGACATCAGCCTGTCTCCGCACCCCACGGACAGCGAAG ACTACGAGCATGATGACGAGGACGACTCGTACTTGGAGCCCGACTCCCCCGATCCCGGGAGGCCTGAGG ATGCCCTGATCCACCCACCGGCCTACCCCCCGCCCCCCGTGCCCACGCCCAGGAAGCCAGTCTTCTCTGAGGTGCCCCGCGCCCACTCCTTCACCTCAAAGGGTCCAGGCCCCttgctgccacccccaccccccaagcgcGGCCTCCCCGACGCCGGCCCGGCCCCAGAGGACTCCAGGCGGGAGCTGCTGGCCCTTCGGCGGGTGGAGCCCAGCCCTAGGGTGCCCGCCGTCTCCCGGAGGATGAGCGACCCCCCACTGAACGTCCTGCCCCCCGGGCCCGGTCTCCGGAAAGCCCCTTGCTTCCCTGAGAACAGCAGCCCCAGCCTGGAGCCCAGGATCCCCGTGCACGGGGTCAGCCCCACCAGCACAGCCGTGGCCGCCTCCCGGAACTGTGACAAGCTCAAGTCCTTCCACCTGTCCCCCCGGGGGCCACCCGCACCCGAGCCCCCGCCCGTGCCGGCCAACAAGCCCAAGTTCCTGAAGATGGTGGAAGAGGGCCCCCCGAGGGAGGCGGCCAGGCCCGGACCCTGTGTGCCCCCTGTGGCCCCCCGGCCGCCTCCGCTGAAGCTGCCCGTGCCTGAGGCCGCAGACCGGCCCCCCGTCCTGCCCCGGCCAGAGAAGCCAGCGCTCCCGCACCTCCA GCGATCACCCCCTGATGGGCAGAGTTTCAGGAGCTTCTCCTTTGAAAAACCCCGGAAAGCTGTGCAGACTGACACGTTGCAGGCGGACGCTGGCGGGGAGGGCTCCGACGATGACTATGAGAAG GTGCCACTGCCCAGCTCAGTCTTCATCAACACCACCGAGTCCTGCGAGGTGGAAAG GCTCTTCAAGACCACGAGCCCCCAGGGGGCGCCCCAGGACGGTCTCTACTGCATCCGGAACTCCTCCACCAAGTCGGGGAAG GTTCTGGTCGTGTGGGATGAGACCTCCAGCAAAGTGAGGAACTACCGCATCTTTGAGAAG GACTCGAAGTTCTACCTGGAGGGCGAGGTCCTCTTTGTGAGCGTGGGCAGCCTGGTGGAACACTACCACACCCACGTGCTGCCCGGCCACCAGAGCCTGCTGCTGCAGCACCCGTACGGCTATGCCAGGCCCAGGTGA
- the SH3BP2 gene encoding SH3 domain-binding protein 2 isoform X2 → MAGAGLRPRAWGRREAGAGVEAAAGARGPGPCRCAQGKRVRAVPPNPAGPAAWTSFMAAEEMHWPVPMKAIGAQNLLTMPGGVAKAGYLHKKGGTQLQLLKWPLRFVVIHKRCIYYFKSSTSASPQGAFSLSGYNRVMRAAEETTSNNVFPFKIIHISKKHRTWFFSASSEDERKSWMALLRKEIGHFQEKKELPLDASDSSSDTDSFYGAIERPVDISLSPHPTDSEDYEHDDEDDSYLEPDSPDPGRPEDALIHPPAYPPPPVPTPRKPVFSEVPRAHSFTSKGPGPLLPPPPPKRGLPDAGPAPEDSRRELLALRRVEPSPRVPAVSRRMSDPPLNVLPPGPGLRKAPCFPENSSPSLEPRIPVHGVSPTSTAVAASRNCDKLKSFHLSPRGPPAPEPPPVPANKPKFLKMVEEGPPREAARPGPCVPPVAPRPPPLKLPVPEAADRPPVLPRPEKPALPHLQRSPPDGQSFRSFSFEKPRKAVQTDTLQADAGGEGSDDDYEKVPLPSSVFINTTESCEVERLFKTTSPQGAPQDGLYCIRNSSTKSGKVLVVWDETSSKVRNYRIFEKDSKFYLEGEVLFVSVGSLVEHYHTHVLPGHQSLLLQHPYGYARPR, encoded by the exons ATGGCGGGAGCGGGGTTGCGGCCGCGGGCTTGGGGTCGCCGGGAGGCTGGCGCCGGGGTCGAGGCGGCGGCCGGGGCGCGCGGCCCGGGGCCATGTCGGTGCGCACAGGGGAAGCGGGTGCGGGCTGTCCCCCCGAACCCAGCCGGGCCCGCCGCGTGGACATC CTTCATGGCGGCCGAAGAGATGCACTGGCCTGTCCCCATGAAGGCCATCGGTGCGCAGAACTTGCTCACCATGCCTGGGGGTGTGGCCAAGGCCGGCTACTTGCACAAGAAGGGCGGTACCCAGCTGCAGCTGCTCAAAT GGCCTCTGCGCTTTGTGGTCATCCACAAACGGTGTATCTACTACTTCAAGAGCAGCACATCCGCCTCCCCGCAGGGCGCCTTCTCGCTGAGCGGCTACAACCG GGTGATGCGGGCGGCTGAGGAGACAACGTCCAACAATGTCTTCCCCTTCAAGATCATCCACATCAGCAAGAAGCACCGCACGTGGTTCTTCTCTGCCTCCTCGGAGGACGAGCGCAAG AGCTGGATGGCCTTGCTGCGCAAGGAGATCGGCCACTTCCAGGAGAAGAAGGAGCTGCCTCTGGATGCCAg CGACTCCAGCTCGGACACCGATAGCTTCTACGGCGCCATCGAGCGGCCGGTGGACATCAGCCTGTCTCCGCACCCCACGGACAGCGAAG ACTACGAGCATGATGACGAGGACGACTCGTACTTGGAGCCCGACTCCCCCGATCCCGGGAGGCCTGAGG ATGCCCTGATCCACCCACCGGCCTACCCCCCGCCCCCCGTGCCCACGCCCAGGAAGCCAGTCTTCTCTGAGGTGCCCCGCGCCCACTCCTTCACCTCAAAGGGTCCAGGCCCCttgctgccacccccaccccccaagcgcGGCCTCCCCGACGCCGGCCCGGCCCCAGAGGACTCCAGGCGGGAGCTGCTGGCCCTTCGGCGGGTGGAGCCCAGCCCTAGGGTGCCCGCCGTCTCCCGGAGGATGAGCGACCCCCCACTGAACGTCCTGCCCCCCGGGCCCGGTCTCCGGAAAGCCCCTTGCTTCCCTGAGAACAGCAGCCCCAGCCTGGAGCCCAGGATCCCCGTGCACGGGGTCAGCCCCACCAGCACAGCCGTGGCCGCCTCCCGGAACTGTGACAAGCTCAAGTCCTTCCACCTGTCCCCCCGGGGGCCACCCGCACCCGAGCCCCCGCCCGTGCCGGCCAACAAGCCCAAGTTCCTGAAGATGGTGGAAGAGGGCCCCCCGAGGGAGGCGGCCAGGCCCGGACCCTGTGTGCCCCCTGTGGCCCCCCGGCCGCCTCCGCTGAAGCTGCCCGTGCCTGAGGCCGCAGACCGGCCCCCCGTCCTGCCCCGGCCAGAGAAGCCAGCGCTCCCGCACCTCCA GCGATCACCCCCTGATGGGCAGAGTTTCAGGAGCTTCTCCTTTGAAAAACCCCGGAAAGCTGTGCAGACTGACACGTTGCAGGCGGACGCTGGCGGGGAGGGCTCCGACGATGACTATGAGAAG GTGCCACTGCCCAGCTCAGTCTTCATCAACACCACCGAGTCCTGCGAGGTGGAAAG GCTCTTCAAGACCACGAGCCCCCAGGGGGCGCCCCAGGACGGTCTCTACTGCATCCGGAACTCCTCCACCAAGTCGGGGAAG GTTCTGGTCGTGTGGGATGAGACCTCCAGCAAAGTGAGGAACTACCGCATCTTTGAGAAG GACTCGAAGTTCTACCTGGAGGGCGAGGTCCTCTTTGTGAGCGTGGGCAGCCTGGTGGAACACTACCACACCCACGTGCTGCCCGGCCACCAGAGCCTGCTGCTGCAGCACCCGTACGGCTATGCCAGGCCCAGGTGA
- the SH3BP2 gene encoding SH3 domain-binding protein 2 isoform X4 produces MAAEEMHWPVPMKAIGAQNLLTMPGGVAKAGYLHKKGGTQLQLLKWPLRFVVIHKRCIYYFKSSTSASPQGAFSLSGYNRVMRAAEETTSNNVFPFKIIHISKKHRTWFFSASSEDERKSWMALLRKEIGHFQEKKELPLDASDSSSDTDSFYGAIERPVDISLSPHPTDSEDYEHDDEDDSYLEPDSPDPGRPEDALIHPPAYPPPPVPTPRKPVFSEVPRAHSFTSKGPGPLLPPPPPKRGLPDAGPAPEDSRRELLALRRVEPSPRVPAVSRRMSDPPLNVLPPGPGLRKAPCFPENSSPSLEPRIPVHGVSPTSTAVAASRNCDKLKSFHLSPRGPPAPEPPPVPANKPKFLKMVEEGPPREAARPGPCVPPVAPRPPPLKLPVPEAADRPPVLPRPEKPALPHLQRSPPDGQSFRSFSFEKPRKAVQTDTLQADAGGEGSDDDYEKVPLPSSVFINTTESCEVERLFKTTSPQGAPQDGLYCIRNSSTKSGKVLVVWDETSSKVRNYRIFEKDSKFYLEGEVLFVSVGSLVEHYHTHVLPGHQSLLLQHPYGYARPR; encoded by the exons ATGGCGGCCGAAGAGATGCACTGGCCTGTCCCCATGAAGGCCATCGGTGCGCAGAACTTGCTCACCATGCCTGGGGGTGTGGCCAAGGCCGGCTACTTGCACAAGAAGGGCGGTACCCAGCTGCAGCTGCTCAAAT GGCCTCTGCGCTTTGTGGTCATCCACAAACGGTGTATCTACTACTTCAAGAGCAGCACATCCGCCTCCCCGCAGGGCGCCTTCTCGCTGAGCGGCTACAACCG GGTGATGCGGGCGGCTGAGGAGACAACGTCCAACAATGTCTTCCCCTTCAAGATCATCCACATCAGCAAGAAGCACCGCACGTGGTTCTTCTCTGCCTCCTCGGAGGACGAGCGCAAG AGCTGGATGGCCTTGCTGCGCAAGGAGATCGGCCACTTCCAGGAGAAGAAGGAGCTGCCTCTGGATGCCAg CGACTCCAGCTCGGACACCGATAGCTTCTACGGCGCCATCGAGCGGCCGGTGGACATCAGCCTGTCTCCGCACCCCACGGACAGCGAAG ACTACGAGCATGATGACGAGGACGACTCGTACTTGGAGCCCGACTCCCCCGATCCCGGGAGGCCTGAGG ATGCCCTGATCCACCCACCGGCCTACCCCCCGCCCCCCGTGCCCACGCCCAGGAAGCCAGTCTTCTCTGAGGTGCCCCGCGCCCACTCCTTCACCTCAAAGGGTCCAGGCCCCttgctgccacccccaccccccaagcgcGGCCTCCCCGACGCCGGCCCGGCCCCAGAGGACTCCAGGCGGGAGCTGCTGGCCCTTCGGCGGGTGGAGCCCAGCCCTAGGGTGCCCGCCGTCTCCCGGAGGATGAGCGACCCCCCACTGAACGTCCTGCCCCCCGGGCCCGGTCTCCGGAAAGCCCCTTGCTTCCCTGAGAACAGCAGCCCCAGCCTGGAGCCCAGGATCCCCGTGCACGGGGTCAGCCCCACCAGCACAGCCGTGGCCGCCTCCCGGAACTGTGACAAGCTCAAGTCCTTCCACCTGTCCCCCCGGGGGCCACCCGCACCCGAGCCCCCGCCCGTGCCGGCCAACAAGCCCAAGTTCCTGAAGATGGTGGAAGAGGGCCCCCCGAGGGAGGCGGCCAGGCCCGGACCCTGTGTGCCCCCTGTGGCCCCCCGGCCGCCTCCGCTGAAGCTGCCCGTGCCTGAGGCCGCAGACCGGCCCCCCGTCCTGCCCCGGCCAGAGAAGCCAGCGCTCCCGCACCTCCA GCGATCACCCCCTGATGGGCAGAGTTTCAGGAGCTTCTCCTTTGAAAAACCCCGGAAAGCTGTGCAGACTGACACGTTGCAGGCGGACGCTGGCGGGGAGGGCTCCGACGATGACTATGAGAAG GTGCCACTGCCCAGCTCAGTCTTCATCAACACCACCGAGTCCTGCGAGGTGGAAAG GCTCTTCAAGACCACGAGCCCCCAGGGGGCGCCCCAGGACGGTCTCTACTGCATCCGGAACTCCTCCACCAAGTCGGGGAAG GTTCTGGTCGTGTGGGATGAGACCTCCAGCAAAGTGAGGAACTACCGCATCTTTGAGAAG GACTCGAAGTTCTACCTGGAGGGCGAGGTCCTCTTTGTGAGCGTGGGCAGCCTGGTGGAACACTACCACACCCACGTGCTGCCCGGCCACCAGAGCCTGCTGCTGCAGCACCCGTACGGCTATGCCAGGCCCAGGTGA